The window caccagctggacacgaatcagctggcacaccaattgggcacgaatcagatactagagtgtagttgattatatataatgggatgttgaatcaactttagaattggattctgagggagctagtattcctataggtctcaatggtccctactttgagctcatataccttgttggtaTGGGTTATGAAGGTTGGATTGGCTCTAAGTTTACTTTTTtgtataagggcattttggtaattatgtgaAATTGCATatgggtaagtgaacaaggtctttgaatttggctaattgattaattagtatgccctattaggttaattaatcaattaaaacctattttgggctagattaagtgaccaagcccatgtgggctcaagccACTTAAGCTCAcctaggaaccctataaataccccataagggttagggtttccataacttttgtcttccaccatccagagagatAGAGAGTTATAGCCTCCACCCTATTTTCCTCCCCACCAGAaatgtgtcaagatcaaggtttgTCATCGAGTGGAAGACTTGAGTAGAAAAGTTCTAACATCGCTCATCTTCAAACGATGTTCTCCTTCCATAATGAATGCCAAAGCTAAGTCATATGAATTAAAAAGCTAGTACCTACAATATCTAAAGGAACTACCTAAGGTTCAGGAATGAAATACCTGAGGTccattaaggtaatacctaaggttcactaaggtgGTACCTTAGatgattaaggtagtacctaaggtgcatTAAGATGGTACCTAGGTGCGTTAAGGTAGTCCCTAAGGGAAACCAACTAAATAACATATTAGAACATAATAATGTCATGCTTAATTAAGGATTTTGTGTATTGAGTAGAGAAATACCACACTTATCAATTCATCTTAAAACTAGTATGGAATTCAATGCCAAACCTAGGTCCTATGGTTGAGCAAGGTGCCACCTAGTAAGGTTAAACTAACGACCCAAGGTTCACAAATGAACTACCTAAGCTCCATTAAAGTAATACCTAAGGTTCacaaaggtagtacctaaggtgcattaaggtagtacctaaggtgaACCAATTGGCTAACCTATTACAACATAATAATTCCATGCTCAATTAAGGATATTGTGTATTGATTCTCATCTCTTGATTCATTTTCAAACTAGGATGGAATTGAATGCCAAAGATACGTCCTATGATTGAGTACAGTAGTACCTAGGATTGACAAAGTAACTATAGTTGGTTCACAAATGTAGTAACCAAGGTGTGATAATACCTAAGGTTtattaaggtagtatctaaggtCACTAAAATAGTACCTAAGATACATTAAGGTTGTACCTTCACACCATTAAGGTTACCTAAGCTTCCAATTACAACATAATAATGCCATGCTCTATCTGAAATGCAATTAAAGAAATTGTGTCTTCAGTAAAGAAGTGCAACATTCTCAAATCATCTTCATCTAGATGTTCTCCATTCTTATTGAATGCCAAAGTAGGTACTATAATTGACAGAGCTAGTACCTAGGATTGACAAAGGAACTACCCAAGGTTCAAGAATGAAGTACCTAAGGTccattaaggtaatacctaaggttcactaagACAGTACCAAAGGTGCATTAAAatagtacctaaggtgcattaaggtaATACTTAAGGTGCAGTAAGATGATACCTAAgatacattaaggtagtacctaagatgcattaaggtagtacctaaagtgcattaaagtagtacctaaaTTGCATTAAGGTTAGTACCTAAGGAGAACCTCTTGAATAACCTATTAGAATATAATAATGTCATGCTCAATTAAGGAAATTGTGTACTGAGTAGAGAAGTTCGACATTTAtcaattcattttaaaactaAGATGAAAGTGAATGCTAAAGCTATGTGGCTGACCACCACCATTTCCCCGTTTCTCTTCTTTCGATTGTCTTGTTTGAcccttcttttattattttatttatttccatatttaactttatttattatttcgtTAAATGAAATACCAATATCTAGAGTTttgtaaacttaaaaaaaaaatacatatcaaAACTCAAATACTGATATTAAGagagaatttttttcttctcattcaCTCAATtcgtttcttttctctcttttatttgattactttttgaacaaataagtttttttccttttttttttctttcattcttcttgttgtcattattattattattattatccatttttataatTCCTAAATAACAGTTTATTATCAATTTCTAGAAATTCCTAGGTAATTTTAAGTTCCTTTTTGTTGGCGTCTTTATGATTTATTTCAAGATGATAACTAGGCGTGACAATAAGTCATGTTGTGTTATATTTGTGTCGTATTGagataaaaatagtaaaaatttacTCAAAATCGAACACGatctatttaataatcatatcaaaataACTTGTTATGAATATAACATGTTCATTACATGAATAACACAATAAACATGcttaacccatttaataaatattttaatttgtattgAGTATTAATTGATACAAATAACCTAATAACACGAATACAACTCATTAAACTTGTTAATATGATTATAATCTAATTAacctatttaaaaatttcaatttttaaatatattattttaaacactttttagttgttttaaccttcaagtttaatttttaaaatttttaattaattaattaatgtaaTCAGTGaattaagaattttattttatgcacgtttactattttattttatttttaaatataaaagatccgtaatatattataatgaaatatataaaattatatatagtgTTACTTTGGTTTtgcttttactttttaaaaatagaagtttTTATATGAGAAGTAGAAATTGTTataccaaaaatataatatttttaaaaaattattttaaaaaatgttaacaCTTAggtaggaaattttttttttaatacctcaatttgtaaatcaattttaaaaagtcattACATTTTCAACGTAAACCTCTCAAAAttcttatatcttatataaaagttattactattttctgtttttaaaaatagaaaagtgaaagtattatatatattttctattttaaaaaccgttttaaaaaaaattgaagtagcAAAAAATTGTTACTATCTCACATTTCAgaaagttttaaataaataagataaatatatagtttttaaaaacatactttacttttatatgaaattttaactatcaagtatttgataaaattttcacaatttcaaaaccattaatgtgaaaatttaggtaaattaataagagagaaaaaaaaaaaaaaaggttcaagcCTATAATCATAGTATTGGTGATTCGAATCATACTAAGTACCATGGGCAACAATAATCCAAAATTACCCGAATGAAGAGGCTGTATACAATTGATAAAATTGATACCTATAAGTTGCAGTTAGGCGGTCTCTCTCGCTCTCCCCCCATTTCTGCAGATCTATTCATTCCGAAACAGAAGAAAGAAGAGAGGAGAAAACTCGAGATCCGCATCCAAGCGAGAAGCAAGCATGGCAGCACCAGACCTTTTGTTCGGTCTCAGAAACAACTTTTTCTTGGGAGCTTTCCAAGCCGCCATCAACAACAGCGACATCCCAAATCTCTCTCCTGAGGATTCAATTGAGAGGGACTGCCTCGTTCACAGATCCTACATTGCCCTCGGCAGCTACCAGGTTCCCTCTCAAGCCCTAgaattttttccttccttttttatCTCTTGATccgttctttcttttttccgcTTGTGAttccctttgtttttcttcaattctttAGCTTGTCATCAACGAGATCGATTCCTCCGCCGCCACGCCTCTCCAGGCCGTGAAATTGCTCGCGCTATATCTCTCGAGTCCCGAAAATAaggtttgtttttttgttttttgcttttccCTTTTAGATCTGAATTGTTTGGTAGAGTGGAATAGAGATCtggatttgaatttgatttgattagCTTTTGTTTGTGACGAAGTTGAGAAATTACCAACTTTTGAATTGGGTGGAGAAAATGAACCTAACTGAATTCATTTATGTTCGTTCTGAAATACACAGGAATCCACGATTTCAAGTCTGAAGGAGTTGTTGGGAGATCCGGCCATTGGTAACAACCCGATTCTGAGGTTGATTGCTGGGATCGTCTTCATGCATGAGCAAGACTATAATGAAGCTCTTAAACATACCCATCCTGGAGGAACTATGGAACTGTAAGtctcatttgaatttttttaaatactcttGAAAAATTTCTCTGTAAGTGTACTACAATTATATGAATTCATGTGTCTATAATCTAGTTGAGAATTTGTATATTTCCCTAGAGTTCGACCTCCACAGGTTGTCATTGTTAAGCGACACTTGATCTAGAATGGGTTGAtcttaacattttattttattttatttttgtgattgtTAGATATATGATTAAGAAATTGTAAGTATGGAAATTTATTATCAGCAAATAGTGTTATGTTACATATCCAAAAGTCATTTTACTTGTTGGGTCTGTGGGATCCTCATCTACCAATTAACAACATGATTTGGATGCCATCTTAGCCCTAGGGAAAGCCATCAGCATCCTTAGATCAAGCTTTTGCAGTAATGCTTTTTCTCCTCTTACATGACTCATTTTGGGAGATGGTTCTTGGGGTCAACTTTGTGGTGGGGTATTGAACTTTTTATCAACATTTCACTTACCGATTCCTTTCTAATGTCAAATTTTGCAATATTCTGAATCATATGTGGgaatttacattttcttttttcatagttGTAATGAAAGAGAGACTAATGATTTGATATCCCTTAAGAACCCCTTTCTCTTcttgaagatttttttattttttatttttttatttttttatcatctaaCACCCTGGCCACAAACCCATAGTTCTGATCTAAGTTTGATTCCTTTTGTGATGATTATGAAGCCACCAAAAAGGATgttgagaaaaataaacaagattTTGTAATGGCTTAAAGCTGTAGCACTATATTGGAGGAGATGGAGTAACTATGAAGTAATTATTGGCTTCTGCCACAGATAAGAAATCCATCAGAACATTAACTAATTGTGATATCCTCAAAGGAAATGGTTTAATGCATCGAGTTGCTGTCCTAAAAGGATAATATCTGCCTAATCTTCTGTTGCCACAAGTTTTCTTTGTGGACTTGGAGAAGTGATGCAGGAAAATTTCATTAAGGGACTCAAGCTATTATTCTCTCTGATTTTATGGAGATTGTAATCCTGGACCTATCTGTAGGATGAACTTGGTTTAAATATTATACTTTGTTCAGAGCAACCTGAAGGGACATGCAATGGTATGGTTAATTAAGCAACAAGCTTTACAAATGGAACAGATCTGGAGTTGTCAGAACACAAGGAAGAGAAATATGCTGTGATAGGACACTTTACGCCTCCAAACTAGCAGCAAAAAGATTATCTTCAGTCTACCTATTTATAACAAGAGAAAATGTCTTTGGAGTGATATGATGACCAATTTATTCATAACAAGATATTATGTTTGAAACTTGATATGAtgatagatttttctttttggtcatTGGCAACATCCAAATTGTATAAATTCTGCACAAATTTTTTGACAAGATAGGGTCTATTTTGCATCATACCAAGCTTGCACTACCAAAATAAGATCGATCCACTAAGGACACAAATTAACACCTTCATCAACAATTGGCCTGATTAAAATTCCAGTTCACAAAGATGAAAGTCGTTGAAAATCagatgatttttttgagaatcTATTTCATTATTGGGGTTTTCATAGGGATTTCATAAGGATTCAATTGTTCGAGATGTTCTGCAATGGGAGTCAAACCTATGATCAAGATCCTAGAATTCCATGGTAGCCTTCAGGATGGATTTGTAAACTGGTCTAATACTCTAGATACATTTTTTTGTTAAGGACTACAAATAGCAAGGAAGTAAAGTTGATAACTGCTAGACTGAAATAGAGAATATCAGCCTAGAGCAaagagttaaaattaatgagagaaaggggaaaacaaagacaacaaattgtgaaaatatgaaattgatAGAAAACTTCCTCTATAATATTATTTGGACAATGTGATAGTGTTTTAATAATAGGTGGCTaggaatttaaaaattgaaagttAGTTGATTTAGTTTAGTTAACACCTAGaaggggtgaataggtgtttaagccttttaagtccaaaaataaatatcttCAATTATTTAACTATCTCCTTTTAATTTGGGGAAGCCCAAAGAATAATCAACACAAaacaaacatgatttttttagtaaaaaaccACTCACACAATGTGTGGATGTAAAAATCACAGGTCAAAGACCTCTAATAAAAAATCCACCATTCAAAAGTATAATATACAGATTTACCTGACAGATGTTATCCCTAAGTCTTACTCCCCAGCACCCACATTGAACTTCATGTCCGCGATGCAACACCATACGTACTCCTGGTGGATCTTACCTTAGGACCTACACAAGACAGACGAATTaggattttcaaaataaattcaattacaattgtaaaatgtttttaaaaaccatttttactCATTAAAAAAACCTTCCATCCACTACAAACCTTATATAAATCGTAAAACTACTTTCTTTACCTGGGAGGTTTTGTGGGGTAAAATTCTGACTTTAGATTGCCTTTAGAGGAGAGGGTGTTCCCTGGCTAATAAGTGTTTTCTTTGTCTATCTAGAAGGAGTTGAGTGACCACATCCTGCTATATTGTGGTACAACAAGGGCTTTATGGTAGCTTTTGTTCTCCCTCCTCGATGTATCTTGGGTTGGTGTGGGTCTTTTGTTGGAAGGATTTGGAGAAAAGTATGGGGAACTACTCCTTTGTGCCTCTTTTAGACAATTTGGAtggagagaaatagaagatcaTTCGAAAATGAGGAGCTCTTTGTCCTAAGGCTAAGAAGCTTGTTTCTTTGTAACTTGTTTTCTTGGACCAAGTGTAGGCCCAATGTACTTGTgtgattttattgattgtttGGGTTCTCACTAAGGGAGggagtagttttttgttttcccttccCCCTCTTTTTTTGGTCATCTTTTCGCGACTGTTGCATACGTCCAGTGTACTTCAATGCACTTTTCAATGCATTTCTTgcttacctataaaaaaaatataaatcctaTGTCATTTCTGTTTCATCATGTAGCATCCTTAAATCTTCAATGGACAGTAAGACACACAAATTACATTTAGTTTGCAGGGCATAGTTTTTTGACCAGGATGTAGGTTTTTGTTGGTCCCCCTTCTGTTGAAGGCTTATAGAGTTATAGGCATTCGTTGTATACTTCTTGTGTGCTTTGGAGCATTGTTCTGGTGTTCTTTGTTATAATACTTTATTGCTTtactcataaataaaaaaaataaaataaaataattagtttgCAGGCCATCACATCTTATGCTTAAACTCATTTTGTTCAGTTTTTTAGGCTTTCCAAAGGGCTTTTAATTGTTGAAAAGCACCAAAATTGAACTGTTTAGAGGGTTGAAAATGTTTCTAGCAAAGATGCAGTGTAATTGCATTTGTGATTATGAGGTGCCAAGTGCTTGAATTCATGTGTGGGACACCAAGTAACATGATATTAGACTTTAAAACTCCAAAGGACCAGTGGCTGAGCCTGGCAACACAGGTTTTAGGTTTTTAGTTTGATGAAATAGGAATctattttgaagattttttattttttattttttggataaaaaagcTAATAGAtcttttctattaattaaaaagatcaaGAAGGACGAGACATCCTTCCACCTTGTACAAGGGAATGGGTTCTTTTACAAGGACCCATACAGCTGAACAAAAAATTCGGAGAGATTACAAAAAGTGAAATAACATTTGAAACAAACATTAGGAAGAACCTGATTATGGGACAGATTTTGAAGAACTGCTCCATGATGAAGCTTTTGATGAGGAGGAATATGCCATACTACATGGTGACGATTATGACCCCTTTAGTCATCCAAAAGAGTTTCTTCCTCCCGGAGAATCAGAGCAACAATAAGGTTGGCTGAGAACAAACATCTTTCATACTTCTAGTATGATAGGGGAATAGGTGTCCAAAAAGATCACTAGTAGAAGCTAAGGAATGTTATTTTGTGCATAAACGTGCTTGAGGCTCAGCTCAAGGAGCAAGGGCTTGGGATTGGGATATGGGAAGTTCAAGTTCCAGCAGGGacaaaggataaaaaaatgttaacttagctaaattaaaTGCCAAAACATGTCCATAGAAAAACCACAACTATGAAAGCATATTGGATCGCAATCCTTCACCAATGTGCTAAAAAAGATTTGCCTTCCCTTTTCCATAGTGCCTCATTTTGTAATTTGAGATTCATCTTGAAAGTGTACATTATTATCTTGACCATCAAAATCACTATTTCTTTTGACCGACTAAAtcaaaagtttataaaaaaattttagtttgttacCTTCCCAACATTCATTGGAGCCAAACCTACACATTGAACTTTAATTTTCCATGTGTGCCTTTGGTGGCACATGTATAACTCTCCAATATACATCATCCCTGCTTgttcctttcattttagtcactgatttttaacataaaaaaagtAGGAGACTAGTAGAAACCGCcatcataaacaaagaaaagcaCCTTTAGCAGCAAAACACCAGAGACTCTCCAAATAAATCCTACCCCTATGTCTAATAGATTCATTTCATGTGTAGAACCACTTACTTAAAAaggaacccaaaaaaaaaaaaaaaaaaaagcctaatTTGGATTTAGAGCCTTGAAggaagaaatatttgaatttttgagagagaaaagaaCCCTAGAAAACCCGATCTCAAAGAAGGGAGTAAAGAGGGCCTTCGAACTTCCCTTTTGTTACATTTTGTAAtactattgttattattatggtGTTCTggaaaagaatatatattaagCTATCAGATCACCTGCCTGTTTCTGCACTGCTGCAGTCCCCTAAATCACTATGTCAAAGATGTTATGTGACATGTGACAAATGTGTGATATGTAGCACATGTGTTATGCTTTTAACAGGCATGCATGAAACACAGTAACTCTTGAATAACCATTTCCTTAGAGAATAAATCTCATGCTGAGAATGCTTGATATTAGTTTTCTCAAGCTTTATTAATGTTACtcctttttctccctttttgcaGGCATGCATTAAATGTCCAAATATTCCTTAAGATGCACAGGTCTGATTATGCAGAGAAACAACTAAAGATAATGCAGCAGATGGATGAAGATCACACCCTTACTCAACTTGCAAATGCATGGCTAAACTTGGCAGTGGTACAcacattttctcatttttatcttaaaaatgagAAGTGTTGATATTTGtaatgtatattttaaaaattttgcctTTTCATGAATTCAGGGTGGTTCCAAGATACAGGAAGCATATCTAATCTTCCAAGATTTCTCTGAGAAGTATCAGATGACAGGGTTGATCCTTAATGGCAAGGCTGTTTGCTGCATGCACATGGGACACTTTGATGAAGCTGAATCACTGTTGCTTGAAGCACTAAACAAGGCAAgtgatattaataaattaatgcAGTGATCTTGTAGAGGTTTTACGttgtattgtttgtttttagcCTTTTGGacaaaactcaatttttttatgaaattctcTAAATATACTTGTAAGCTATGTTTAATTGGCTGAATAGGATAAGATAGTATATGTTtatcttaaaatatgtttttttaatggaaTATGATATTCTTTAGATATTATATAAGATGGAAATGATATCCAGATATTATACACAATCAGATATGTTGTACTATGCTCATGTTTAGTTTGTAGGAATAAAAAATGGGATGGAAAACACATTGTATTTCAatgatcaatatttttaaaaataagaaaaatgtattGCATCTcaatattttatgttaaaaaaataggaaatccTTCTTCTGTTTAGTATTATTTGTAAATCACtctacaatttataatttagtctttaattttttgtttcttggttaataatattcattattaaaatatttaaaaattataaataaataaaaaacataatgttGTTAAGTATATAAAAGTATTTTGTTTATAGTactattatattaaataatgttATATATTAGTATTAGTTTAGATTGTATTATAcacatcttttatatttttttctttcttaactaaatttttttttttttaataaaaaatttttatCTTGCAAAAtgactaatatatatatatataaaatgaagaagatggatgaaagaaataaatttatgatcTATGGGATATGCTTATTAGGATTATCTTATCCCTTAAGGAGGGGATATAAAAAAGAGATTAGATAAGTTATCCTATTGCTTATCATATCTCATGTTTAATTGAATATAGGATATAATAAGTGATGGGATAACTTATTCTATCCCATCACTAACCAAACATAGGATAAGATATGTTATCTCATCCCTTCTCCTACTATATGCCATATCCAACCTATCAAAGATGACTTGACTTCACCATGCTTTCATGACCTAAATTGTTTGTCAATTTTGCAATCTGGAATCTgctctaaaattccattttattatCTTTGCCTTTGTCTAcatatatttaatcattttgttCTCAACTTGATGTCGAATTATTCCCTATTTATTTCTCAATTAACTCCCAAATCTTGAATTGTTCTGGCACCAAGAAAGTAAAGTCTCAAATTTGCTGCTATTTTAATAGCATTGGGATAAAATGGATATGAATTTTAATCTATAGAAGTGATGAATGTATGTTTTGGTAATTGATACAGGATGCAAAAGATCCAGAAACCCTAGCCAATCTGGTTGTGTGCAGTCTTCACCTTGGTAAACAATCTTCTCGTTACCTCAGGTAAAGTATCTGTTCAGGTTGCTTTTTGAAGTACTTTGCTCctatatttcttttctctttttgtacCGATAAATAATGTAGTTCAAAACCAAACTATGTGCATCACCATCTATCTAAATATTTCGCCCAAAATATACAATTATGGTCAGCTTCTGGTCAATCTGGAAGACTGGTGATTGCTTAACGATATAACATACATAtctatgcatatatatatatggaggatcGGTTACTGTTTCataaatgaaatgggatatatcaGTGGGAACTGGCAAGAGGCATTTAAAATTTGGccctttttggtaattttttatacaaattGTCCATCACTTACCAAACATAGACCTTCTGACTCTGTCAAGTTCAATATTGTGTGATCATATAATCTTTAAAATTCTGCATTTGAGAATAAGAGTATGTCCCTAAGAACGCAAACAAATCTTTCAAAATGTATGACTAATAAAACAATAGCCTCTCTGAATGGTCTTCGTCCCCTTCCTGCTCATGGTAGTTTTGTCAGGTTATCTTTAATATTGATAGCATTTTTTCCTGGAAAATTTTATGACAAGTGGAAAATCCTTGACCAAGACTCCTTGCATCAGTACATGGCTCTGTCTTCTTCCATTTGACAAAACCATTTATAAATGTTAC of the Vitis vinifera cultivar Pinot Noir 40024 chromosome 10, ASM3070453v1 genome contains:
- the LOC100264563 gene encoding coatomer subunit epsilon-1 — protein: MAAPDLLFGLRNNFFLGAFQAAINNSDIPNLSPEDSIERDCLVHRSYIALGSYQLVINEIDSSAATPLQAVKLLALYLSSPENKESTISSLKELLGDPAIGNNPILRLIAGIVFMHEQDYNEALKHTHPGGTMELHALNVQIFLKMHRSDYAEKQLKIMQQMDEDHTLTQLANAWLNLAVGGSKIQEAYLIFQDFSEKYQMTGLILNGKAVCCMHMGHFDEAESLLLEALNKDAKDPETLANLVVCSLHLGKQSSRYLSQLKLSHPDHVLVTRASAAEEAFDRAVQTIA